One region of Drosophila teissieri strain GT53w chromosome 2L, Prin_Dtei_1.1, whole genome shotgun sequence genomic DNA includes:
- the LOC122622265 gene encoding CD109 antigen isoform X6, translated as MLRIFLCGILLQCALLINATGLYSVVGPGTLRSNSKYNVAVSVHKADGPSQIKVSLNGPSYNETKQIELPPMSTQNVEFEVPKLASGNYNLTAEGLSGVVFKNSTKLNYADNKPSVFLQTDKATYKPADLVQFRILFLDENTRPARIEKPISVIITDGVQNRIKQLSDVKLTKGVYSGELQLSEQPVLGTWQISVSVDGENRETKSFQVDKYVLPKFEVIVDTPKDVVVADKVIKATIRAKYTYGKPVKGKATVSMEPVYRYFFDHEGTIQEKTIDVDGKGHVEFDISGWDRRERYLPPFKLFAVVTEELTGNKQNATATVILHEQRYKVEAFESPDHFESKKSFIYQVVVKNVDGSPVTSSAKNVTIGFDNSSTFYNKPSPARINFEAPVNGSGIATFNVTLPESNATYYRIFASFDGSENSIGTISSFKPSRVSSEPLKIQVNTKKPRLGERVSFDVVSIENLPYFVYTIVARGNIILTDYVDVPKGRKTYTVKFTPTFSMVPEAKIYVHYVLNNDLHFEEITINFEKEFSNSIDILAPTNAKPSEEVKLRIQTDADSFVGLLGVDQSVLLLKSGNDLNQDDIFNSLKKYQTSTPWMQGYGRYPGEASGLVTLTNANYPYSSERRIFIRPGIGFPRLLFNRVTAGGSLVQTSISEPPVRKEFPENWIFNNFENVGEDGFTLTKKIPDTITSWVVTGFSLNPTSGIALTKSPSKIRVFQPFFVSTNLPYSVKRGEVIAIPVVIFNYLDKTLDADVVMDNSDQEYEFTEATNEVLEKAIDEVRRVKRVTIPPNGGKSVSFMIRPKNVGFTTLKITATSALAGDTIHQKLKVEPEGVTQFENRAVFVNLKDQPEMSQSLEAEIPSEVVPQSEFIEFSVVGDLLGPTLQNLDNLVRMPYGCGEQNMVNFVPNILVLKYLEVTGRKLPSVESKARKFLEIGYQRELTYKHDDGSYSAFGKSDASGSTWLTAYVMRSFHQAGNYADIDPKVISAGLDFLVSKQKESGEFPEVGKLFDNANQNPLSLTSFVLLAFFENHELITKYQSAIEKAVRYVAEEADKTDDQYSLAISAVALQLAKHPEAEKVIAKLESVARNENGQMWWSKAPESTGEAGSVFHWKPRSNDVEITSYVLLALLEKDPGEKALPIIKWLISQRNSNGGFSSTQDTVIGLQALTKFAYKTGSGSGTMDIEFASAAQPKQTIKVNPENSLVLQTHVLPKSTRKVDFTAKGTGSAMVQLSYRYNLAEKEKKPSFKVTPTVKDTSSQLLVVDICAEYVPLEDADKDKDSNMAVMEIALPSGFVGDAESLGKIQAVDRVKRVETKNSDSTVVVYFDSLTPGDVRCLPVEASKAHAVAKQKPAAVSLYDYYDTERKATEYYQVQSSLCDICDGADCGEGCKKA; from the exons ATGTTGAGGATCTTTCTGTGCGGAATTCTTTTACAATGCGCCCTGCTAATTAATGCCACTGG TCTCTATTCGGTGGTGGGGCCTGGTACCCTCCGCTCCAACTCCAAGTACAATGTGGCCGTTTCTGTCCACAAGGCAGATGGTCCGAGCCAGATAAAAGTCAGTCTGAATGGACCCTCCTACAACGAGACGAAGCAAATCGAACTGCCGCCCATGTCCACCCAGAATGTGGAGTTCGAGGTGCCCAAATTGGCCAGCGGCAACTATAATCTTACTGCCGAGGGCCTATCCGGTGTTGTGTTTAAGAATTCCACCAAGTTGAACTATGCGGATAACAAGCCATCGGTCTTTCTTCAAACTGATAAGGCCACCTACAAGCCTGCCGATCTGGTGCAATTCCGTATTCTCTTTCTGGATGAGAACACCCGACCTGCGAGGATTGAAAAGCCTATATCTGTCATAATCACAGATGGAGTTCAAAACAGAATTAAACAGCTAAGCGACGTCAAGTTGACGAAGGGTGTTTACTCTGGTGAACTTCAGTTGTCCGAACAGCCTGTTCTGGGCACCTGGCAGATCTCCGTCAGCGTGGATGGTGAGAACAGGGAGACAAAGTCCTTTCAGGTTGACAAATATGTCCTGCCGAAGTTCGAGGTCATCGTGGACACACCCAAGGATGTGGTCGTTGCAGACAAGGTGATCAAGGCCACGATCCGGGCCAAGTATACCTACGGAAAGCCAGTCAAGGGCAAGGCCACAGTGTCTATGGAACCGGTCTATAGATACTTCTTTGACCATGAGGGTACCATTCAGGAGAAAACCATTGACGTCGATGGAAAGGGTCATGTGGAGTTTGACATTAGTGGATGGGACCGAAGAGAACGATACTTACCACCATTTAAACTCTTCGCCGTCGTCACTGAGGAACTGACTGGTAACAAGCAgaatgccactgccacagttATCCTTCACGAACAGCGATACAAGGTGGAGGCTTTTGAAAGCCCGGACCACTTTGAAAGCAAGAAGTCGTTCATCTATCAGGTGGTGGTGAAGAATGTTGATGGCTCCCCAGTCACGAGTTCTGCGAAAAACGTCACGATTGGCTTTGACAATTCGTCTACCTTTTATAATAAGCCATCTCCTGCACGCATTAATTTTGAGGCACCTGTGAATGGGAGTGGCATTGCCACCTTTAATGTTACTCTGCCCGAAAGCAATGCCACATATTATCGTATATTTGCATCATTTGATGGGTCAGAGAATAGCATCGGTACGATCTCTAGCTTTAAGCCAAGCAGAGTGAGCAGTGAGCCACTTAAAATTCAGGTGAACACAAAAAA gcCTAGACTAGGCGAACGAGTTTCCTTCGACGTCGTCTCGATTGAAAACCTGCCCTATTTTGTATACACCATTGTGGCCAGAGGTAATATTATACTCACTGATTACGTGGATGTGCCAAAGGGCCGCAAAACATACACGGTTAAGTTCACACCAACTTTTAGCATGGTGCCCGAGGCAAAGATCTATGTACATTATGTATTGAACAACGACCTACACTTCGAGGAGATAACTATTAACTTCGAGAAGGAGTTTAGTAACTCG ATTGATATTTTGGCTCCGACGAATGCCAAACCCAGTGAAGAGGTCAAGCTAAGGATTCAAACCGATGCCGACTCCTTTGTGGGTCTTCTGGGAGTGGATCAGAGTGTCCTGCTGCTCAAGTCGGGCAATGATCTAAACCAAGATGACATCTTCAATAGCCTCAAAAAATACCAGACATCAACACCCTGGATGCAGGGCTATGGACGTTATCCTGGAGAAGCATCCGGCCTGGTGACGCTTACGAACGCCAACTATCCCTACAGCTCTG AAAGACGAATATTCATAAGACCAGGGATTGGCTTCCCACGTCTATTATTTAACCGCGTAACCGCTGGTGGATCTTTAGTACAAACCTCCATTTCTGAACCACCGGTTCGAAAAGAGTTTCCCGAAAACTGGATATTTAACAACTTCGAAAA TGTGGGTGAAGATGGCTTTACCCTGACCAAAAAGATACCGGACACGATCACCTCATGGGTGGTTACGGGTTTCTCCCTTAACCCAACTTCCGGAATCGCTTTAACCAAGAGCCCAAGCAAGATTCGAGTATTCCAGCCCTTCTTTGTGTCCACCAACCTGCCGTATTCCGTAAAGCGAG GCGAGGTAATTGCTATTCCCGTGGTCATTTTCAACTACCTGGATAAGACCCTGGATGCAGATGTGGTTATGGACAATTCCGATCAGGAGTATGAATTCACCGAGGCCACCAACGAGGTGTTGGAGAAGGCCATCGACGAGGTGCGCCGGGTCAAAAGGGTCACGATACCGCCCAATGGTGGCAAGAGTGTTTCATTTATGATCCGACCCAAGAACGTGGGATTCACAACCCTGAAAATCACAGCCACCTCCGCCCTGGCCGGCGATACTATTCACCAGAAGTTAAAGGTTGAGCCGGAGGGAGTAACCCAGTTCGAGAACCGGGCTGTCTTTGTCAACCTCAAGGATCAGCCGGAGATGTCTCAGTCCCTCGAAGCCGAAATTCCCAGCGAGGTCGTGCCCCAGTCTGAATTCATAGAGTTCTCTGTGGTTGGTGATCTTCTGGGACCCACGCTCCAGAATCTCGACAATCTGGTGCGTATGCCGTACGGCTGCGGAGAGCAGAACATGGTCAACTTTGTGCCCAACATCCTGGTGCTGAAATACCTGGAGGTTACTGGTCGAAAGCTTCCGTCCGTGGAGTCCAAGGCTAGGAAGTTCCTGGAGATCGGCTACCAGAGGGAGCTGACCTACAAGCACGACGACGGCTCCTATAGTGCATTTGGGAAATCCGACGCCTCGGGCAGCACCTGGCTCACCGCCTATGTGATGCGTTCCTTCCATCAAGCAGGAAACTACGCGGATATCGATCCTAAGGTAATCAGTGCTGGTCTGGACTTCCTCGTATCGAAGCAGAAGGAGAGTGGTGAGTTCCCGGAGGTCGGCAAACTCTTCGACAACGCGAATCAAAACCCATTGAGTCTAACCTCGTTCGTCCTGCTGGCTTTCTTCGAGAATCAC GAACTCATCACGAAGTACCAAAGTGCCATTGAGAAGGCAGTTCGCTATGTGGCCGAGGAGGCCGACAAGACGGACGACCAGTATTCCTTGGCCATATCCGCCGTGGCCCTCCAACTGGCCAAGCATCCGGAGGCGGAAAAGGTCATTGCTAAGCTGGAGAGCGTGGCCCGGAACGAAAATGGTCAAATGTGGTGGTCCAAGGCCCCGGAATCGACTGGTGAGGCTGGAAGCGTTTTCCACTGGAAACCTCGCAGCAACGACGTCGAGATCACTTCCTACGTTCTGCTCGCGCTTCTTGAAAAGGATCCTGGTGAGAAGGCCCTGCCCATCATCAAGTGGCTAATATCGCAGCGAAACAGCAACGGAGGATTCTCCTCCACTCAGGACACCGTGATTGGTCTGCAGGCGCTCACGAAGTTCGCCTACAAGACGGGCTCTGGCTCCGGCACCATGGACATTGAGTTCGCATCTGCGGCACAACCGAAGCAAACAATCAAGGTTAACCCAGAGAATTCCCTGGTGCTGCAGACCCATGTCCTGCCAAAGAGCACTCGTAAGGTCGACTTTACAGCCAAGGGAACTGGCTCCGCGATGGTTCAGCTCTCCTATCGCTACAACCTAgcggagaaggagaagaagccCAGTTTCAAGGTAACTCCCACGGTCAAGGACACGTCCAGCCAGCTACTGGTGGTGGACATCTGTGCCGAGTACGTGCCCTTGGAAGACGccgacaaggacaaggactcCAACATGGCGGTAATGGAAATCGCGCTGCCCTCAGGATTCGTTGGTGACGCCGAAAGCTTGGGCAAGATCCAGGCTGTGGACCGGGTGAAGCGCGTAGAGACCAAGAACTCCGACTCCACGGTGGTCGTCTACTTTGACAGCCTAACTCCCGGCGACGTTCGCTGCCTGCCGGTGGAGGCCTCCAAGGCTCATGCGGTGGCCAAGCAGAAGCCCGCCGCCGTTTCCCTATACGACTACTATGACACGGAACGCAAGGCCACCGAGTACTACCAGGTGCAGTCTTCCCTGTGCGACATCTGCGATGGCGCCGACTGCGGAGAGGGCTGCAAGAAGGCCTAA